One Paenibacillus sp. FSL H7-0737 DNA segment encodes these proteins:
- a CDS encoding MFS transporter, producing MDNMENKHKVTVSKRVRKPSVHRRNLRIATLEGVPSTIFQVLLQGQFLTGFLLYLGASSSQIGFVLALTTLVNVAQIGVAFLIQKLPSRKWAMVTFIGLHRILWGSTGLIPFIFPKEYWVIAFIALYTTAFIANTAGGVLWSSVISDLVPARVRGRYFGIRNTVLNALGSLVMYGGGIILDRYPGGHGFLILYIVVWIFSISNVVVFFFYPDVPFEKSEEHKFLPMFKKPLKDTLFMKSTLFLAAWLLLQNLTVPLYSYVMLQLLHINYETLSLLNVSQTVFMMASFYVWGNLNAKYSNKRLLFFTLPIIALSSLMWGLLSVMPMLVVLFAAHIVFGVGVGGFNQLAFNFIIGDTPKKERPMYMATYAALTGLSSFFGPLIGGQLYEKIAHWPQWTQVYGMQLVVGTLMIALAFLLGRRILKDE from the coding sequence ATGGACAACATGGAAAATAAGCATAAGGTTACGGTTTCAAAACGTGTTCGTAAACCTTCAGTGCATCGCAGAAATTTGCGTATAGCTACGCTGGAAGGTGTGCCGTCAACTATTTTTCAGGTACTGCTGCAAGGGCAGTTCCTAACAGGATTTCTACTATATTTAGGAGCCTCCTCTAGTCAAATTGGATTTGTGCTAGCGCTTACTACATTAGTTAATGTGGCACAGATTGGGGTAGCTTTTCTGATTCAGAAGCTGCCAAGTCGCAAATGGGCTATGGTTACTTTTATCGGTCTGCATAGGATACTTTGGGGTTCTACGGGACTAATCCCGTTTATTTTTCCTAAAGAATATTGGGTCATCGCATTTATTGCTTTATATACTACTGCTTTTATTGCCAATACTGCTGGTGGTGTGTTGTGGAGCTCTGTGATTAGTGATCTGGTTCCCGCACGGGTACGTGGACGTTATTTTGGGATTCGTAACACGGTCCTGAATGCACTTGGAAGTTTGGTTATGTATGGCGGAGGTATTATTCTGGACCGTTATCCCGGGGGTCATGGTTTTCTGATTCTATATATTGTTGTGTGGATCTTCTCGATATCGAATGTCGTAGTATTCTTTTTTTATCCGGATGTACCGTTCGAGAAATCAGAAGAGCATAAATTTTTGCCCATGTTTAAGAAACCGCTTAAAGATACATTATTTATGAAGTCAACCTTGTTTCTGGCTGCTTGGCTGTTGTTGCAGAACCTAACGGTTCCGCTATACTCTTATGTCATGTTGCAGTTACTTCATATTAATTATGAAACGTTGTCATTGCTTAATGTGTCCCAGACCGTGTTTATGATGGCTAGCTTCTACGTTTGGGGCAATCTAAATGCGAAATACAGCAATAAGCGACTGTTATTCTTTACTTTGCCGATTATTGCACTGTCCTCATTGATGTGGGGACTCTTGTCTGTGATGCCGATGCTGGTGGTCTTATTTGCGGCCCATATCGTTTTTGGTGTTGGTGTAGGCGGTTTCAACCAGCTGGCCTTTAACTTTATTATTGGAGACACGCCGAAAAAAGAACGGCCGATGTATATGGCCACATATGCGGCGCTTACCGGGTTATCATCCTTTTTTGGTCCGCTTATTGGCGGTCAGCTCTATGAAAAAATTGCGCACTGGCCGCAATGGACTCAGGTATACGGTATGCAGCTAGTGGTAGGGACGCTTATGATTGCACTTGCGTTTCTGCTAGGTCGTCGTATTCTAAAGGACGAATAG
- a CDS encoding oxidoreductase yields MLRIAMVLGATGLVGKAVTEELLNRDNWEEVRVLVRTPLAMEHPKLKQIVVDWENLRNYTESFEGVHSIFCCLGTTIKKAGSQEKFERVDLHYPLDAAAIAREQGVKQFLAVSSIGANAKSRNFYSRTKGRAEEGLTAIGFQGMHIFRPSLLLGQREEFRLGERVGASLMKALDFVMVGKAAKYRAIPGTTVARAMVNIASADTHGLHIYTNEVIHVIGKR; encoded by the coding sequence TTGTTAAGAATAGCGATGGTATTAGGTGCCACCGGATTGGTAGGCAAAGCGGTTACGGAGGAATTGTTAAATCGTGATAACTGGGAAGAAGTAAGGGTGCTTGTACGGACACCGTTAGCCATGGAACATCCTAAGCTTAAACAAATCGTTGTAGATTGGGAGAACCTAAGAAACTATACAGAGTCGTTCGAAGGGGTACATTCCATCTTCTGTTGTTTAGGAACTACGATAAAAAAGGCGGGTTCACAAGAAAAGTTTGAACGAGTCGATCTACACTATCCGCTTGATGCTGCAGCCATAGCGAGAGAACAGGGTGTTAAACAGTTTTTGGCCGTCTCTTCAATAGGGGCAAATGCGAAGTCGCGTAATTTCTACAGTCGGACTAAGGGAAGAGCGGAAGAAGGTTTAACCGCTATTGGATTTCAAGGTATGCATATATTTCGCCCCTCCTTGCTACTGGGCCAACGTGAAGAATTCAGATTAGGGGAGAGAGTCGGAGCCAGTTTGATGAAAGCGCTGGATTTTGTAATGGTGGGTAAGGCGGCTAAATATCGTGCAATACCTGGTACGACAGTCGCAAGAGCTATGGTTAACATTGCGTCTGCGGATACCCATGGATTACATATTTATACGAATGAAGTGATACATGTGATTGGGAAACGCTAA
- a CDS encoding RidA family protein, producing the protein MSKKQVATTKAPGAIGPYSQAITTGSWVYTSGQLGLNPETGNLVEGVQEQARQALNNVQAILEEAGATLDHVVKTTVFLKDMNDFAAVNEVYSTFFKEPYPARSAIEVARLPKDGLVEIEAVARKK; encoded by the coding sequence ATGAGCAAAAAACAAGTAGCTACAACAAAAGCACCCGGAGCAATCGGTCCTTATAGTCAAGCTATAACCACGGGTAGCTGGGTATACACTTCAGGACAACTTGGTCTGAATCCGGAAACGGGTAATTTGGTTGAGGGTGTACAAGAACAAGCGCGTCAAGCGCTTAACAATGTACAAGCGATTCTTGAGGAAGCTGGTGCAACACTAGACCATGTAGTAAAGACAACTGTATTCTTAAAGGATATGAATGATTTCGCGGCCGTTAATGAGGTTTATAGCACCTTCTTTAAAGAACCTTATCCTGCCCGCAGTGCTATTGAGGTTGCGCGTCTGCCTAAAGACGGACTTGTTGAGATTGAAGCGGTAGCTCGTAAGAAATAA
- a CDS encoding TspO/MBR family protein codes for MRRYNPYKWWNLLFFLGVIIVNVLSVTLPLGGHSTGEISDKYQTYITPAGYAFSIWSLIYLLLAGFIIYQFRSYTASRDSVRAVQFWFVLSCIFNMSWLFLWQYLYIELSLVAMVLMLITLIVIYRKTRLIANPTSGEKWLMKLPFSIYLGWISVATIVNISVVLEKNHWGGWGLSGSTWGVIMLCVGTLLAIVVSYPYRDSIYPLVFVWAFIAIALEHKETSDVYLTGMITAGLLLLYSIWLLFKPRRSRYRRYRSY; via the coding sequence TTGAGACGTTATAATCCTTATAAATGGTGGAATCTTCTGTTCTTTTTAGGTGTGATTATCGTGAATGTGCTCTCGGTCACCTTACCATTAGGCGGGCACAGCACTGGAGAAATCTCTGATAAATATCAGACCTACATCACACCTGCCGGTTACGCGTTTTCCATCTGGTCATTGATTTATCTACTGTTAGCCGGCTTCATTATTTATCAATTCCGCTCCTATACAGCCTCTAGAGATTCTGTGCGGGCGGTTCAGTTCTGGTTTGTTCTGAGCTGTATTTTTAATATGAGTTGGCTCTTCCTTTGGCAATACTTATACATTGAGCTCTCTCTGGTTGCTATGGTGCTGATGTTAATCACACTGATTGTCATTTACCGAAAAACACGTTTGATCGCTAATCCTACCTCAGGCGAGAAATGGCTGATGAAGCTACCCTTTAGTATATACCTTGGCTGGATCTCTGTGGCTACTATCGTGAACATCAGCGTTGTTCTAGAAAAGAATCATTGGGGAGGTTGGGGTCTTAGCGGTAGCACCTGGGGCGTTATCATGCTCTGCGTAGGAACTCTACTTGCAATTGTGGTCAGCTATCCTTACCGAGATAGCATTTATCCACTCGTATTCGTGTGGGCCTTCATTGCGATTGCCTTGGAACACAAAGAGACCAGCGATGTCTATTTAACCGGAATGATTACAGCAGGCCTCCTGCTTCTTTACAGCATCTGGTTATTGTTCAAACCCCGCCGTAGCAGGTATCGGAGATACAGAAGTTACTAA